The DNA sequence AACGAAACTCTCAAAACCAGCTATAAGGTACGGTAAAGGATGTCCTGAAGCCTGGTGTAGCAAGGAGATAGGCGATGAGTTCTCAGGGGAGTACGGAGCCGCCGAGTTGTAGGGTGAGGAAGCAGTTTAAGAAGGGTCTGGCCTTGAATCAGTTTACACTTCGATTATCCTAAAATCATATGAATGGTTTAGTTAGTTCGACGTTCCTTACTAGGACGTAGGGTGATTTAGTCGGCGTCCGAACCTCCCACCACATAATGTCATACACCTGTCTCGTTAATTCATCCACATTGCTCAATAACATGGGGAAGCTTGTTGCCATTCTTATCCTGCCAACATCGCCTACTATCTCACCATTCTTAACTAAGAGCGCTGCATCACGGGCGACTGTTGAGAAGAGACCCTCAACGTAATTCTGTAATCTGGTGTACCAGTTATTAGTTATTATCACGCCGTTTCTCAGTTCGTTAGGTAGTTCATCTTCGTTCAGGTCGCCCGGTTCCAGATGCAGGTTCCAGGCTGTGGGCATTAACCACCCTGAATTGCCTGTTGATCGTGCTCTTAGCTTAGATGCGGTGCCTGAGTTGTGGAGTAGATTGCGGAAGACTCCTTTCTCTATTATCGGTTTATTGAATGTTGGGATCCCCTCATCATCGAATGATGTTGCGTTAGGCAACGCAGGATCCCTCGGGGCGTCCACCAACGTGAGTTTTTCTGAAGCAACTCTCTCCCCCGGTTTGTACTTGACAAATATGGAGTAACCCATTAGGACGGCCAACGCTGAAGACATGTGTGACACGTAATTCATTAAGTTTCCTACAACTAGGGGGGATAACACGACGTCATATCTGCCAGGCTGCAAATCCACCCTGTTCTTGGTTATAGTTGCGTACATGCCTGCCCTCATGCCGACTTTCTTAATCTCGAGCTCATTGATGTGTGATGATCCGTGAGCCCAGTGGCCGCTGAACTCGCCTTTGAACGCTCTTAAGTAAGTCTCAACATATGTTCTCTCTTCACTGCCTTCGAAGCCCTTGCTAGTCACTAAGGCTCTAAGCTCCCTGCTCAACGTTAGAGTGCCTGCGACTCTATCGACCCCTTCAGAGAGGGCTGCATCAATCATCTTTTGAGCTAAAGGCGCTGGATCGCTCATGACATGCACTAAATTCGGGTCAAACATGCCCTCAATGGGCTTAACCTCCGGCGGCTCTGGTAAAGGCGCATACAGTTCTGACTCCTCAATCCTCTCCACAACTCCTGAGACGTTCTCAACGGCTTCAAGCACTTCATGAGGACTGCCCACAGAG is a window from the Zestosphaera sp. genome containing:
- a CDS encoding TldD/PmbA family protein, which produces MTTDSIEIGRRVVEKLRSRFDDVAALLRTRDRVMVKLWNTEPSVTQNWLTTEVALLLTKSRRVVILEFSVGSPHEVLEAVENVSGVVERIEESELYAPLPEPPEVKPIEGMFDPNLVHVMSDPAPLAQKMIDAALSEGVDRVAGTLTLSRELRALVTSKGFEGSEERTYVETYLRAFKGEFSGHWAHGSSHINELEIKKVGMRAGMYATITKNRVDLQPGRYDVVLSPLVVGNLMNYVSHMSSALAVLMGYSIFVKYKPGERVASEKLTLVDAPRDPALPNATSFDDEGIPTFNKPIIEKGVFRNLLHNSGTASKLRARSTGNSGWLMPTAWNLHLEPGDLNEDELPNELRNGVIITNNWYTRLQNYVEGLFSTVARDAALLVKNGEIVGDVGRIRMATSFPMLLSNVDELTRQVYDIMWWEVRTPTKSPYVLVRNVELTKPFI